The DNA segment CGCATCGGGGTTATGCTCGGCCACAAATGTCACGTCGTACTTGTTCTTCACGCTTGTATACGAGGCCGTATAGGTCGCATTCTCCGTAGCGGCAACCACCACGGGAGTCCACTTGTCGAAGGTATAAGTGTATTCAGCCGTAGGATCCTTTGCCGGATCTTCGCCATAGTACGGCATATCGCCATCATCAACATATTCCAGGCGCAACACGGAACCGTCGTCATCCTTCCAAGTGATGACAATCTTGTCTGTATAGAGCGCCTTGTAAGTCACGCTCCTAGTGACCGGAGCAAGCCCCGGATCCCAGCCAGCAAACTTCAGCCCGCCCTTATCGGCAACGACGGGAACGTCAATCTGGTCAACCGGAGTGCCATAAGGATATTCCACAGCACCCTTTAACGGAGTATCGTCATCGTCGACAAAAGCGATGGCATACAAGTTCGTGGACGTCGTAAAGTTCGCCGTGTAGGAAACGTCACCCGTCACGACCGTCTCGCCAGTAATCGCGGGATCCCAGCTGTCGAACCTATAGGTAAACTGCGCATCGGCATCCTTGACCGGATCTGGAGGCGCAACACTCAAAACAGGAGTGCCGTATTCCACACCTTCCACTTGTCCATAAACCGTTTCGCCATCGTCCAATAGGAAGGTAACGGTATAGGCATTCGTAATTTCCGTATAAACGGCCTCGTAGGTGGCTTCACCGACAACGAGCCTTGTCGGATACCCCCATTCATTCTCGTACCATGTCCAATAGTCGAAAACATAGGTGTACTGGGCATCGGCCGCCTTGGCGGGCACCCCGGCCGGGTCGGGCACATTGGAACCTGCAGCCCAGCTCTTTACTTCATAGTCTTCATCGCCATTCTTGAATGTTATAGTGTAGTACGGGGTTTCGGCAAGGCCAATGCAACGAATGTTGTCGATGGCAAGAGTGCCACTGGATACATCGTCCACATCTTTACCGTCAATTCGCCAGTCAAATCCGTTAACATACGGGAGGACCGTTTCTATATCCACCCAGTTACCGCTACTGCCTGTCCATTGCTGTCTCAAGCTGGCAACAGGGATTGTCACGGTCTGCCACGATGCGCTAGAATCGCCCACCACGAAAGTGGGGAATCCCCAGCCCATGTCGAGCAAGTTGTTCATTGTCTCGCTAACTTTCACCCGGAAACTGTGGGCGGCGCCCTTGTAATCGTAGCGGACTTCCGAACACTGCGAAAGGTTCAAGTCCATGAAGTCGTTGGTGGAAATCGTCGCATAGGGAGGGCCCCATGGGTACTCACCCACATCCAGGGAGTAGGTCATCTGCAAAGCATGGGAAGAATTGTTTCCCTTCACAATGGACAGTTCCGCCGTCGAGGCGCCACCGCCACCGATAACATCCGTCTCTACCCAGTAGGGCCCGACATCCCACAGCGGATTGTAGTCGCCGTCCTCGAAGTCATCCACCAGTTCCGTGTTGGTCGTGGGTGCGTTCGGTTCGGGGAGCTGCACTGAACTGCTGGAATTTTCCGTACCGCCGGAACTGCTGGAGTAATAACCATCCTTTATACACTGAATATCCTTGATATAGAGGTTTCCGTTTTCACCGCCAGAAACCTGCCACTTGATATCCAGAGCATTATCCAAATCGATTCCAGATAGCGATGCCATATTGAACGTGTGAGTCGTCCATGTGTCACTACCGGAGATGGACCATTCCGCTGTCACGTCAGCACCATCAGGGGTATTGGCAAAAGTCAGGTTGTGTGCAATACCGATATACTTGTACGATAGAGTCCGGCATCCGCTCAAATCGAACACGTTCATGCCGACACCGGCATAACCGTCCTCCGTTCCCGTGGACACATTTTTCAAGCCCCAGAAATAATCGCCCAGTTCTTGGTCATAAACGGTTGCCTCTGTCCCCCATTCACCTTCCGGGTTCGCAACGGTCCACCCACCACCAGCGTAGGCATAATCGTAAACCGGCATGAGCGTGTATATTCCAGACCCACCACTGGAACTACTGATTCCGCCACTGCTGCTACTGGAAGCAGGTACATAGTCGTCGCAGGCCGTGTAAGTGGCGGGCAAATCGTTAAAGACGTTTGCGTTGACCCACTGGCCACTGCGGGAATAAGTCCAATTATCAGGAGCGTTGTCGGGATCGAAATTGAATCCAAAGTATTCAGAACCGGATTCACTGCTGGGATCGTCGCTTTTCCCGACATTCCAGTTTGCCGAAGAAATTTTCCGGGAATTCATCCAAGTTTGCCACTGCGGATTCAACGTGGTACTCGGCACACCGCCACCATTGTAGCCGACCGTACCCCATTCGCTCACGAAAACCGACAGGCCCCTTTGCATTGCGAAATTCGCATTAGAGGTCAAAGAAAACTCATGAGCCGCCGTGCCATCGTCCCGCCCCGCATAAAAATGGAACGCATAGGCAATGTTGTCTCTTTCTAGAGGGTCCTCAACCGGATAATCAACCACCGCATTCGGGTACTGGTCCCACATCGGCGTCCCTACGATAATCAGGTTGTCGGAATACTCGCGGATCACCGAAACCACCTGGTCGGCATAGTTCTTGATGTCGGCCATGCCAATAAATCCGCCATATTCGCTACAATCGCTATTGTCGCCAACGGAACCCGAAGTGCAAATCGGCTCGTTGAACACCTCGAAAATCACGTTGTCATATTTGCCCCATTTTTCCGCCTGAATCCTGAAAAAGGACGTCGCGTTCTCGACACTGTCCGCCGCCACATGGGAATGGAAGTCAATAATCACGTAAATGTCATTTTCGATGGCCGCTTCTACGGCCTCATCCAGCATGGCCTGGTAGAAATCGGGCTTTGTAAAATAGTGACCATCGGCCCACTCGCCCATGTCGTCTACCGCCATGGCAGCGCGAATCAGCTGGATATTCTGCCGTTCCACAAGTCCCGTAATGATATCCTTTTTCCAGTACCGCTGCTGATTTGCAGCACAACTCCAGAAAAGGCTCATGCCCTTCACCTGGACTTCGTTTCCGCTAGAACGGAAATGCCTGCAGCTGCCGTAAATCCGACCGTTTTGAGCGTTATCCTTACCCGCCTGCAACTGGCCGTACTGGCTCACGGGCCCTACACGCTTGGGGGTAATGTTTTGTGTTTGCGCCGAAGCAAGTCCCATGCCTAATGCCAACAGGCCAAGCATGATGATTTGGGGAAAAGTGTGTCTGGCCATAGTAACTCCATACCATTTATTTATTACAAAATAATTACAACATTGGAAAATCGCTCCGCTGTTTTTGAAAAAATTTATTTACCGATTTTTTTGGCGTATTTTGCCTAGACCCTGATTTTTCAAAGAAAATTGCCACTTGGGTATTATTTTTCTAGATTTGGCAACGCAAAATTGAATAAGGCCCAACCTTAAAAAAGGAACAAATCATGGCAAACAAAGTCTATAACTTTAGCGCAGGACCGTCTGTCCTGCCGGAACCGGCACTCAAGGAAGCTTCGGCTGCCTGCATCGATTACGCAAACAGCGGCATCAGTATCCTCTCCATGAGTCACCGTTCAAAGCCGATCGAGAACATGTTTGCCGAAACCGAACAGTTCCTCCGCGACCTCATGGGCATTCCTGAAAACTACGATATCGTGTTCCTCGGTGGTGGTTGCTCACTTTTGTTCTGCATGCTCCCGATGAACTTCCTCGACCAGGACGCCACGGCCGACTACGCCCTCACCGGCGTGTGGGCAAACAAGGCCTACAAGGAAGCGAAGCTTTTCGGTAACGCTCTCGCCGCTTGCGACACCAAGTCCGAAACCTACAGCCGCATCGACAAGAACCTCAAGCTCAGCGACAACGCCACGTACCTCCACGTGACTGCCAACAACACCATCTATGGTACGGAATGGCACAACTTCCCGAAGCCGAAGTCCGGCTTCCTCATGGCCGACGTGAGCTCCGACTTCCTCGCCCGCAAGATCAACGTCTCTGACTTCGGCGTTGTGTACGGCGGCGCCCAGAAGAACATCAGCTGCGCTGGCGTGACCGTGACGATTATCCGCAAGGACCTGCTCGGCAAGGTGAACCGCACCATCCCGACCATGCTCAACTTCCAGACCCACATCGATGCGAAGAACATGTTCAACACGCCTCCGGTATTCGCCGTGTACGTCATGAACCGCACGCTCAAGTGGCTCAAGGAATTCGGTGGTGTCGATGCTATCGAAAAGGTGAACCGCTCCAAGGCCGCCCTCCTCTACAGCGCCCTCGACAACTCCAAGGTGTTCGTCGGTACCGCTGCCAAGGAAGACCGCTCCATCATGAACGTTCCGTTCGTGTTCAACAAGGACGTGGTTGCCGCTGACAAGGCTGACGATCTCGCCAAGGAATTCCTCGAATTTGCGAAGGAACGCGGGCTCCAGCAGCTCAAGGGTCACCGCTCCGTCGGCGGCTTCCGCGCTTCCATCTACAACGCGATGCCGGTCGAAGGCGTGCAGGCTCTCGTCGACTGCCTCGGTGACTTCGAAAAGAAGGTGCTCGGCTAATCGACGCTTGCTCAAGCAAACGCTATTGAAAATGCTCCGCTACTGCGGAGCATTTTTTGCACAAAGTATTTCCTATCGGTCTGCGCCTAGCGAAGCAAGGACTTCGACAAAGCCCGGCCGTTCTGCTCCAGAACCATCACGACGACACCGCGGGATTCAACAGTATCGTTCAATTCCACATGATGAGTTCCTTCGCCCATTATGCCAAGCGGCACAATCTTTTGCAGACGGCCTTTCAAATTGTACACCTTGATATGTGTTAGGCCTGAACGGGATAGTGTTATCGTAGCACGCAGATTCTGGCGGGTTCCATACAGCTTTAGGCCATCGGTCCCCTTAATCACGACTAGGTTCGGTTTGACGACTTTTGTGGGAGTCTCAACTTCAATGCTGTCGATGGATTTGCCAACAGCAAATGCAAGTAGCGGGAATGGCATGGTATCGTTCAAAACCCAGTTCTTATCAAAATCAGTCCAGTCCTTGTAGAGGCTCGGCTTATTCATGTCGGCAGCGGCAACGCCGCTTACGGTGGAATCCGATCCGAAGTCGCAATCATCCTCATTGTAGAAGGCATTTTTTACGGAACCCGAATTGCGAGAAACAAAACAGCTCGGAACAATTAGCTCTTCAATCCCTTCCATAACAAACGACTTTCCCGTAAAGAAGGCATTCTCGATGTCCCGATCGTTGATAGAAGCAAAGCCACCTGGTTCCACTCTACCAGAAACATCCCCCGTAGCAAACACGTTCTTGATAATTCCTTCATTGTTCGAAACAAATCCGCCTGGCGTGTATTCGCTAATTACATCCCCCGTGGCATAAGCATTTTCAATATAGCCATCATTGACCCCGACAAAACCGCCGGCATTAAGCGCTCTAGAGAACGTTTCAAGTTTTCCTAGATTCCCTGTCGCATAGCTATAAAGGATTCTGCCTTGATTTCTTGCGACGAAACCACCAAACCAAGCATACGCATGAACGTCACCCGTGGCATAGCAGTTTTGAATTTTCCCTTCATTAACAGCAGCAAAACCGCCCGAATGCACTTGTCCACGTACTTCACCCGTAGCATAGCTGTTCGTAATGATTCCATTGCTATCGTTTGTGGCAACAAAACCGCCAAAGAACTCACCACCTCCACCTGGATTGCCTTTATTCAAAATGCCTGTGGCATAGCAATTGTCTATTTTCCCACTATTCCGCCCCGCAAATCCACCCACT comes from the uncultured Fibrobacter sp. genome and includes:
- a CDS encoding cellulase family glycosylhydrolase; this translates as MARHTFPQIIMLGLLALGMGLASAQTQNITPKRVGPVSQYGQLQAGKDNAQNGRIYGSCRHFRSSGNEVQVKGMSLFWSCAANQQRYWKKDIITGLVERQNIQLIRAAMAVDDMGEWADGHYFTKPDFYQAMLDEAVEAAIENDIYVIIDFHSHVAADSVENATSFFRIQAEKWGKYDNVIFEVFNEPICTSGSVGDNSDCSEYGGFIGMADIKNYADQVVSVIREYSDNLIIVGTPMWDQYPNAVVDYPVEDPLERDNIAYAFHFYAGRDDGTAAHEFSLTSNANFAMQRGLSVFVSEWGTVGYNGGGVPSTTLNPQWQTWMNSRKISSANWNVGKSDDPSSESGSEYFGFNFDPDNAPDNWTYSRSGQWVNANVFNDLPATYTACDDYVPASSSSSGGISSSSGGSGIYTLMPVYDYAYAGGGWTVANPEGEWGTEATVYDQELGDYFWGLKNVSTGTEDGYAGVGMNVFDLSGCRTLSYKYIGIAHNLTFANTPDGADVTAEWSISGSDTWTTHTFNMASLSGIDLDNALDIKWQVSGGENGNLYIKDIQCIKDGYYSSSSGGTENSSSSVQLPEPNAPTTNTELVDDFEDGDYNPLWDVGPYWVETDVIGGGGASTAELSIVKGNNSSHALQMTYSLDVGEYPWGPPYATISTNDFMDLNLSQCSEVRYDYKGAAHSFRVKVSETMNNLLDMGWGFPTFVVGDSSASWQTVTIPVASLRQQWTGSSGNWVDIETVLPYVNGFDWRIDGKDVDDVSSGTLAIDNIRCIGLAETPYYTITFKNGDEDYEVKSWAAGSNVPDPAGVPAKAADAQYTYVFDYWTWYENEWGYPTRLVVGEATYEAVYTEITNAYTVTFLLDDGETVYGQVEGVEYGTPVLSVAPPDPVKDADAQFTYRFDSWDPAITGETVVTGDVSYTANFTTSTNLYAIAFVDDDDTPLKGAVEYPYGTPVDQIDVPVVADKGGLKFAGWDPGLAPVTRSVTYKALYTDKIVITWKDDDGSVLRLEYVDDGDMPYYGEDPAKDPTAEYTYTFDKWTPVVVAATENATYTASYTSVKNKYDVTFVAEHNPDANITVSKEYGEAVASFAPQVDGAVTAEYTYVFDGWMPAITDQTVVTGGVTYTAKYKQNKNQYTVAFVSDDGSTPLSSVTRDYGTEIVSMFPSPDPTKEPTDAKTYEFDRWVIKVSDTEDTELAEGAVLVSDMKLKAVFMEFDRKYAVTFVNYDNSPLKSATLYVYNTPVSGIALPDDSILVRPEDDNYTYTFAGWEPELSAVTKEQVYTAKYTRTAKTDTYTITWMPDEGETPLGTETYAEGEIPVFDGTPTKDPTAEFTYTFAGWTPDIVKVTGDATYTAVFTSVKNSYTVTFAGDSGVVGLPEPQTAEYGTNVSSLLPATNPTKPSTAQFSYTFDKWVVVSGSTTSGLPADAVLGGDMTLKAAFHETVRAYTITFLDWDGSELAKDSYDYNTAASVIVPENPTRKNDAQYSYTFAGWSPAVVAVTDSATYKATYTSKALPQPESSSSSKKVEPAETSSSKVATSSSKAQSSSSKAVSSSSNKAASSSSKKAASSSSKKSGKSSSSSKGKSDVLPTVALTNMSVLFSGNNLVVTAPRSSWVNVQVFDMLGNSHGNFRANVSGSHVFSLHYLEQGRYLIRVNNGSSVQNLNVLIR
- the serC gene encoding 3-phosphoserine/phosphohydroxythreonine transaminase, with the protein product MANKVYNFSAGPSVLPEPALKEASAACIDYANSGISILSMSHRSKPIENMFAETEQFLRDLMGIPENYDIVFLGGGCSLLFCMLPMNFLDQDATADYALTGVWANKAYKEAKLFGNALAACDTKSETYSRIDKNLKLSDNATYLHVTANNTIYGTEWHNFPKPKSGFLMADVSSDFLARKINVSDFGVVYGGAQKNISCAGVTVTIIRKDLLGKVNRTIPTMLNFQTHIDAKNMFNTPPVFAVYVMNRTLKWLKEFGGVDAIEKVNRSKAALLYSALDNSKVFVGTAAKEDRSIMNVPFVFNKDVVAADKADDLAKEFLEFAKERGLQQLKGHRSVGGFRASIYNAMPVEGVQALVDCLGDFEKKVLG